A portion of the Nomia melanderi isolate GNS246 chromosome 2, iyNomMela1, whole genome shotgun sequence genome contains these proteins:
- the Mi-2 gene encoding chromodomain-helicase-DNA-binding protein Mi-2 homolog isoform X3 produces MYSTKIPEIISFLSGEDDIEETGGQVSNVTQPVDGSSDAEESQRLEEDDDYEPEERKKKKGKKRKARSEDKKGKKKKKKKKSDSGDESDFGGGGGETGDVGGDDSDYAGNRKSRKSSSRKSSSHTAPAPPSQEPTTGMPTIEEVCNTFGLTDVQIEYTDADFQNLTTYKLFQQHVRPLLAKENPKVPMSKLMMLVAAKWRDFSELNPHTQPDADVSSANVDEDNRNSRSNRSGTVQEGEDEEDDDEDSDRKRKSRGSRAKKGKKASKVPTLKIKLGKRKRGSSDEEAEGSGVGTDRDSDMEFEQMLADAEEPSGADGTNKGNIEDSGVEPPAEPPVRRKAKTKIGNKTKKKKKTKTTSKFPDGEEGLQTDHQDYCEVCQQGGEIILCDTCPRAYHLVCLEPELEETPEGKWSCPHCEGEGAAEDDDEHMEFCRICKDGGELLCCDSCTSAYHTHCLNPPLSEIPDGDWKCPRCSCPPLRGKVAKILTWRWKECSETPSEEPSTSKAAPKQRKIREFFVKWADMSYWHCDWITELQLDVFHPLMFRNYSRKYDMDEPPKLEEPLDESDSRVKRLKEQDGATNRDEYNLEERFYRYGVRPEWLVVHRVINHRLSRDGRATYLVKWRELGYDQATWEDEHEDIPGLKQAIEYYLDLRAANCCDGSSSRKGKKGKAKKSKTRELIDDEERTPKRYTPPPDKPTTDLKKKYERQPEYLDQTGMQLHPYQLEGLNWLRYSWGQGIDTILADEMGLGKTIQTITFLYSLYKEGHCKGPFLVSVPLSTIINWEREFETWAPDFYCVTYVGDKDSRIVIRENELSFEEGAVRGGRASKIRSSQIKFNVLLTSYELISIDSACLGSIDWAVLVVDEAHRLKSNQSKFFRLLASYNIAYKLLLTGTPLQNNLEELFHLLNFLCRDKFNDLAAFQNEFADISKEEQVKKLHELLGPHMLRRLKADVLKNMPSKSEFIVRVELSPMQKKYYKYILTRNFEALNPKGGGQQVSLLNIMMDLKKCCNHPYLFPAASQEAPTAPNGSYETSALIKAAGKLVLLSKMLKKLRDDGHRVLIFSQMTKMLDILEDYLEGEGYKYERIDGNITGAQRQEAIDRFNAPGAQQFVFLLSTRAGGLGINLATADTVIIYDSDWNPHNDIQAFSRAHRIGQANKVMIYRFVTRNSVEERVTQVAKRKMMLTHLVVRPGMGGKGSNFSKQELDDILRFGTEELFKEEEGKEDEAIHYDDKAVAELLDRSKEGIEQKENWANEYLSSFKVASYVTKEGETEEEADTEIIKQEAENTDPAYWIKLLRHHYEQQQEDIARTLGKGKRVRKQVNYNDGVVTGEQGTRDDQPWQENLSDYNSDFSAPSDDDKEDDDFDEKGDGDLLSRRSRRRLERRDEKDRPLPPLLARVNGNIEVLGFNARQRKAFLNAIMRYGMPPQDAFNSQCILSHFRLVRDLRGKSEKNFKAYVSLFMRHLCEPGADNAETFADGVPREGLSRQHVLTRIGVMSLIRKKVQEFEHINGYYSMPEMIRKPVEPVKVEPGDAATGTSSTSATPATSNAPSPSPAATPTPTSASGTTASDASKANSDTAEVKEVKEEQKDKENAEVKDLKEEPKDSKEDEESNAEKDKDKEDVKKEEKDTETEPIDKEKDKTETKDEKSATKEEKLESNESKPKQDSEEDVVIVKDDEEETEKREDKDNKEKDVKDCDSEVMKPKRKFMFNIADGGFTELHTLWLNEEKAAVPGREYEIWHRRHDYWLLAGIVTHGYGRWQDIQNDIRFAIINEPFKMDVGKGNFLEIKNKFLARRFKLLEQALVIEEQLRRAAYLNLTQDPNHPAMSLNARFAEVECLAESHQHLSKESLAGNKPANAVLHKVLNQLEELLSDMKSDVSRLPATLARIPPVAQRLQMSERSILSRLAATAPGGNSSQSGQAALLAQQFPAGFSSGQLPATFAGAANFGNFRPQYSVPGQPPQGFTA; encoded by the exons ATGTATTCAACGAAGATTCCTgaaattatttcgtttttatcAG GTGAAGATGATATAGAAGAAACTGGAGGTCAAGTTTCGAATGTTACCCAGCCAGTGGATGGTTCATCAGATGCAGAAGAATCTCAGAGATTA GAGGAAGATGATGATTATGAAccagaagaaaggaagaagaagaaaggaaaaaagcgAAAAGCACGCAGTGAAGACaagaagggaaagaaaaagaagaaaaagaaaaaatctgaTTCCGGAGAT GAGAGCGATTTtggaggtggtggtggtgaaACAGGTGACGTAGGTGGAGATGACAGTGACTATGCAGGAAACAGAAAAAGTAGGAAATCTTCGTCAAGAAAGTCATCTAGTCATACAGCACCAGCTCCTCCAAGTCAGGAGCCTACCACAGGCATGCCTACCATTGAAGAAGTTTGTAATACCTTTGGATTGACTGATGTACAGATCGAATACACTGATGCAGACTTCCAAAACTTAACAACTTATAAATTATTCCAACAACACGTTAGACCTCTTTTAGCAAAGGAGAAtccaaaa GTACCAATGTCAAAACTTATGATGTTGGTAGCCGCCAAATGGCGCGATTTCTCCGAATTGAATCCCCATACGCAACCCGATGCAGACGTATCATCTGCTAATGTTGACGAAGATAATAGAAATTCAAGGTCGAATCGTAGCGGTACAGTACAAGAAGGcgaggacgaagaggacgacgatGAGGACAGTGATAGAAAACGAAAATCGAGAGGGTCCAGAGccaaaaaaggaaagaaagcgtCTAAAGTACccacattgaaaataaaacttgGAAAGCGTAAACGAGGAAGCTCG GATGAGGAAGCAGAAGGAAGCGGAGTCGGTACCGACAGAGACTCTGACATGGAATTTGAACAGATGTTGGCTGATGCGGAAGAGCCGTCTGGCGCGGATGGAACAAACAAAGGGAACATCGAGGACAGCGGGGTTGAGCCACCAGCAGAACCCCCAGTCCGTAGGAAGGCAAAAACTAAAATTGGTAACAAgactaagaaaaagaaaaaaacgaaaactACATCCAAGTTTCCGGATGGAGAAGAAGGTCTTCAG ACCGATCATCAAGACTATTGCGAAGTGTGTCAGCAAGGTGGTGAAATCATATTGTGTGACACATGCCCTAGAGCATATCATTTAGTATGCTTAGAGCCTGAATTAGAAGAAACACCCGAAGGGAAATGGAGTTGTCCTCATTGTGAAGGAGAAG GCGCAGCGGAAGACGACGACGAACACATGGAATTCTGTAGAATATGTAAAGACGGCGGCGAATTGTTATGCTGTGATAGTTGTACTAGCGCGTACCACACACACTGTTTAAATCCACCGCTCTCCGAAATTCCCGATGGCGACTGGAAATGCCCCAGATGTTCTTGTCCACCTCTACGTGGGAAAGTAGCAAAGATTTTAACGTGGAGGTGGAAAGAGTGTTCAGAAACACCCTCGGAGGAGCCTTCTACGAGCAAAGCTGCTCCCAAGCAGCGTAAAATCCGCGAATTCTTTGTAAAATGGGCGGACATGTCATACTGGCATTGCGACTGGATTACAGAGTTGCAATTGGATGTTTTCCATCCACTTATGTTCAGGAATTACTCACGAAAATATGACATGGACGAACCGCCGAAGTTGGAGGAGCCATTGGATGAAAGCGACTCTCGCGTAAAACGACTGAAAGAACAGGATGGTGCTACGAACAGAGATGAATACAACTTGGAAGAACGGTTCTATCGTTATGGTGTTCGACCGGAATGGCTCGTGGTGCATCGAGTAATTAATCATCGACTTTCACGAGACGGCAGGGCAACGTATCTAGTTAAATGGAGGGAGTTAGGATACGACCAAGCTACTTGGGAAGACGAACACGAAGATATTCCGGGCTTGAAACAGGCAATCGAGTATTATCTGGATCTCAGGGCAGCGAACTGTTGCGACGGTAGTTCCTCGCGCAAGGGCAAGAAGG GTAAAGCTAAAAAGTCGAAGACTCGTGAGCTTATCGACGATGAAGAAAGAACACCTAAAAGATACACTCCGCCACCGGATAAACCTACCACTGACCTCAAAAAGAAATACGAGCGACAACCAGAATACTTGGATCAAACAGGAATGCAATTGCATCCTTATCAATTAGAA GGATTGAATTGGTTGAGATACTCCTGGGGCCAAGGTATAGATACTATTTTGGCGGACGAGATGGGTCTAGGGAAAACTATTCAAACCATTACTTTCCTGTACTCTTTGTACAAAGAAGGTCATTGCAAAGGACCTTTCTTGGTTTCCGTGCCTCTGTCAACTATCATCAATTGGGAACGTGAATTTGAAACCTGGGCACCTGACTTCTACTGTGTTACTTACGTTG GTGATAAGGATAGCCGTATCGTGATTCGTGAGAACGAGTTGTCTTTCGAAGAGGGTGCTGTACGCGGCGGTAGAGCGTCGAAAATTCGGTCTTCTCAAATCAAGTTCAACGTGCTGCTTACCAGTTACGAACTCATTTCTATCGACTCCGCGTGCCTGGGATCCATAGATTGGGCTGTGTTAGTAGTAGACGAGGCGCACAGATTGAAATCCAATCAGTCGAAGTTCTTCAGACTTTTAGCGTCCTATAATATCGCGTACAAGTTATTATTAACTGGTACTCCCTTGCAGAACAACTTGGAAGAGTTGTTCCATCTGCTAAACTTCTTGTGCCGCGACAAATTCAACGACTTAGCTGCGTTCCAGAACGAATTCGCTGACATTTCGAAGGAGGAGCAGGTGAAGAAGTTGCATGAACTCCTTGGTCCTCACATGTTGAGGAGGTTGAAGGCTGACGTATTAAAGAACATGCCAAGTAAATCAGAGTTCATCGTTCGCGTTGAGCTGTCGCCGATGCAGAAGAAATACTACAAGTACATTCTGACGAGAAATTTCGAAGCGTTGAATCCCAAGGGAGGAGGTCAACAAGTATCGCTTCTAAACATCATGATGGACTTGAAGAAATGTTGCAACCATCCTTACTTATTCCCGGCCGCGTCTCAAGAAGCGCCAACTGCGCCTAACGGTAGCTACGAAACGTCTGCGTTGATCAAAGCTGCTGgcaaattagtattattaagcAAAATGCTGAAAAAGTTGCGGGACGACGGCCATAGAGTACTGATCTTTTCGCAAATGACGAAAATGTTGGACATTCTTGAGGATTATTTGGAAGGAGAAGGTTACAAGTACGAGAGAATCGATGGCAACATCACAGGCGCTCAGCGACAAGAGGCTATAGACAGATTCAATGCTCCCGGTGCGCAGCAATTCGTTTTCTTGCTTTCCACTCGCGCGGGTGGCTTGGGCATCAACTTAGCCACAGCCGACACTGTGATTATTTACGATTCCGATTGGAATCCGCACAATGACATTCAAGCGTTCAGCAGAGCTCACAGGATCGGTCAGGCTAACAAGGTGATGATTTATAGATTCGTCACCCGTAATTCCGTGGAGGAACGAGTTACACAAGTAGCGAAACGCAAAATGATGCTGACTCATTTGGTCGTTAGACCTGGAATGGGTGGGAAAGGTTCGAACTTCAGCAAACAAGAACTAGACGACATTTTACGATTCGGTACCGAGGAATTGTTCAAGGAGGAAGAAGGTAAAGAGGATGAAGCAATTCATTACGATGACAAAGCCGTCGCCGAACTGTTAGACAGGAGCAAAGAGGGTATCGAGCAGAAAGAGAATTGGGCCAATGAATACTTAAGTTCCTTCAAAGTTGCGTCGTACGTAACCAAGGAAGGTGAAACAGAAGAGGAAGCAGACACCGAAATTATCAAGCAAGAAGCCGAAAACACGGATCCTGCTTATTGGATCAAACTATTGAGGCATCATTACGAACAACAGCAAGAAGATATTGCTAGAACACTTGGGaaag GTAAACGAGTACGTAAACAGGTGAATTACAACGACGGAGTAGTAACCGGGGAACAAGGGACAAGAGACGATCAACCTTGGCAAGAGAATTTGTCCGATTATAACAGCGATTTCAGTGCGCCGAGCGACGACGACAAAGAGGACGATGATTTCGATGAGAAAGGTGACGGAGATCTATTATCTCGCAGGAGCAGACGAAGATTAGAAAGGAGAGACGAAAAGGATCGACCTCTTCCGCCGTTACTTGCACGAGTGAATGGAAACATTGAA GTGCTGGGCTTCAATGCCAGGCAAAGAAAGGCATTCTTGAATGCGATTATGCGTTACGGAATGCCACCGCAGGACGCATTCAACTCTCAGTG TATATTGTCGCATTTTAGGCTGGTACGGGATCTCCGCGGTAAATCGGAGAAGAACTTCAAAGCCTACGTGTCGTTGTTCATGCGACATCTCTGTGAGCCAGGCGCCGATAATGCTGAAACATTTGCGGATGGCGTGCCGAGAGAAGGTCTCAGTAGACAACACGTTTTGACGAGAATCGGTGTGATGTCATTAATTAGGAAAAAG GTTCAAGAATTCGAGCACATAAACGGGTACTATTCGATGCCTGAAATGATCCGGAAACCAGTCGAACCTGTCAAAGTAGAACCTGGAGACGCGGCAACCGGTACTAGTAGTACCAGCGCTACACCAGCCACTTCCAATGCCCCTAGTCCAAGTCCAGCCGCAACTCCAACTCCAACTTCCGCTTCTGGAACCACGGCCAGCGATGCCAGTAAAGCAAATTCCGATACGGCTGAAGTGAAAGAGGTGAAGGAAGAACAGAAAGACAAAGAG aatGCAGAGGTAAAGGATCTAAAAGAAGAACCTAAAGATTCAAAGGAGGATGAAGAGAGCAATGCTGAGAAGGATAAGGACAAGGAGGATgtgaagaaagaagagaaagacaCGGAGACAGAACCAATTGACAAAGAGAAAGATAAAACAGAGACCAAGGACGAAAAGTCCGCGACGAAAGAAGAGAAGTTAGAGAGCAATGAAAGCAAACCGAAACAGGACTCCGAAGAAGATGTAGTCATTGTTAAAGACGACGAGGAAGAGACCGAGAAGCGAGAGGACAAGGATAACAAGGAAAAGGACGTGAAGGATTGTGATTCGGAGGTGATGAAGCCCAAACGAAAATTCATGTTCAACATTGCTGACGGCGGGTTCACGGAGCTGCACACATTGTGGTTGAACGAGGAGAAAGCTGCTGTACCTGGCCGTGAATACGAAATTTGGCATCGAAGACACGACTACTGGCTATTAGCTGGTATAGTCACACATGGCTATGGTCGTTGGCAAGACATTCAGAATGACATCAG GTTCGCCATAATAAATGAACCGTTCAAGATGGACGTAGGCAAAGGTAACTTCctagaaataaagaataagtTTTTAGCTCGACGCTTCAAACTGTTGGAACAAGCGCTAGTGATAGAGGAACAGTTGAGAAGAGCCGCGTACCTGAATCTAACGCAGGATCCTAATCATCCTGCGATGAGTCTAAATGCGAGATTCGCTGAAGTCGAGTGCCTTGCTGAATCCCATCAACATCTTAGCAAAGAAAGTCTTGCCGGTAACAAGCCAGCGAACGCTGTATTACATAAG GTACTAAACCAATTGGAAGAACTATTGTCCGACATGAAATCGGACGTGAGCCGTTTACCAGCGACTTTAGCTCGCATTCCACCTGTTGCGCAAAGACTTCAGATGTCTGAGAGATCGATATTAAGTCGATTGGCTGCGACTGCGCCAGGTGGCAATAGTTCTCAATCGGGACAAGCAGCTCTGTTAGCACAACAATTCCCTGCAGGTTTCTCTAGCGGTCAATTGCCAGCCACTTTCGCGGGGGCAGCCAATTTCGGCAATTTTAGACCACAATACTCAGTACCAGGTCAACCTCCACAAGGATTTACAG CTTGA